In Runella sp. SP2, the genomic window TGGATTTTTACAAAAAAGTAGCGTTTGATGCGGCTCTCATTCAGCAACTCAAAACCGATAAAAAAACCGAAGGCATCGACTTTGAAAGTCTCTCAAAACCTCCGATGACGGAAGGATTGTTTGGGAAACGTGATTTGGCAGCTTTCGACTCGTATGAGCAAGCGTATCACCAGTTGATTTTGGACATTGTCGGTCAGCAAATCATTTCGACGGAGTTGGTTTTAAGAGGCTCAACTGTCAAGCGGATTTTTGTGGACGGTGGTTTTTCCAAAAACCCAATTTATATGAATCTGTTGGCAGGGGCTTTTCCTGACCTAGAGGTATTTGCGGCATCGGTTGCCCAGGCGACTTCGTTGGGGGCGGCGTTGAGCATTCACCGCCACTGGAACACCAAAACACTCCCTCCCGATTTGATTGATTTACGTTTTTACAATAGCCATCTTTCCCTCGACGGATTAGCATCGTAACCTTTCTCTATAAACCCCTAGCCGCCAATTGGGATCAAACCCGCTGGCGGCTTTTTTATTAAACGGATATTTCTACCCCTACCCCCATCTCAACTGCCCGCTTCTTCGTACATTTGCAGTATGGAATTACTACAAAATGACTTGTTTCTGCGTGCTGCACGCGGAGAAAAGACCGAACGTGTACCTGTTTGGATGATGCGTCAAGCGGGTCGAATTTTAGCCGAGTACCGTGCTGTGCGCGAGAAAGCAGGAAGTTTTATCCAATTGGCCACCACGCCCGAGCTAGCCGCCGAAGTGACCATCCAGCCCGTTGATTTGTTGGGCGTAGATGCTGCCATCATTTTTTCTGACATTCTCGTAGTGCCCGAGGCCATGGGATTGCCCTATGAAATGGAAGAAAAACGCGGCCCCGTATTTCCGAACGTTGTTAAAACCACGGCCGATATCGACGCCTTGCGCATTGCCGACCCCGAAGCGGACTTAGGCTATGTGCTGGAAGCCATCAAAATCGTGAAGCGTGACCTCAACGGCCGCGTACCACTCATTGGCTTTGCGGGCGCTCCATTCACTATTTTTTGCTACATGGTAGAAGGCCGTGGGTCAAAGACATTTTCGGTAGCTAAAAAAGCCCTGTATGCTGACCCCGAGTTTTCGCATAAACTACTCCAAAAAATTACGGATAGTACCATCGCTTATTTAAAAGCCCAAATTGCCGTAGGTGCTAACTTGGTTCAGATTTTTGATTCATGGGCAGGAATTCTTTCTCCAGAGCAATACCGCGAGTATTCGTTGCCTTATATCAAAC contains:
- the hemE gene encoding uroporphyrinogen decarboxylase yields the protein MELLQNDLFLRAARGEKTERVPVWMMRQAGRILAEYRAVREKAGSFIQLATTPELAAEVTIQPVDLLGVDAAIIFSDILVVPEAMGLPYEMEEKRGPVFPNVVKTTADIDALRIADPEADLGYVLEAIKIVKRDLNGRVPLIGFAGAPFTIFCYMVEGRGSKTFSVAKKALYADPEFSHKLLQKITDSTIAYLKAQIAVGANLVQIFDSWAGILSPEQYREYSLPYIKQICDAINEAPVTVFAKGAFFARHEIGQLSCSVVGLDWNMDAAESRVLIPNKTLQGNLDPCVLYAPYDQIRKEVRKMIDTFGTQHYIANLGHGVYPDTDPDKVRCFIDTVKEYSSNL